From the genome of Candidatus Marinimicrobia bacterium CG08_land_8_20_14_0_20_45_22:
TCCCGCCCATAACGCACCGCCGACGGCACGGTCGATGTCCGCATCTTCACAAACAATCATTGCATCGTTGCCACCGAGTTCAAGAACGACTGACGTCAGTGTTTCGGAGGCTTTTTTCATCAGATATTTCCCAGTTGAAACAGAACCGGTAAAAAAGAGTTTGTCAATACCATTTTCTAAAAAGGCATCACCGGCGATTTTCCCAGGTAGATTCAGATATGCAAACAGACCTTTTGGCAATTCTGCAGACTGAAAACATTTTTCAAGCAAGCGACCGACCATTTGCGTCTCGCTCGCTATTTTGAGAACGACAGCATTACCGGCTAATAAAGCCATGACAATTTCAGAAAACGGAATGGCAAACGGGTAATTCCATGGCGAGATGATTCCAATGACTCCAAACGATTCGCGCCGGATATAACTTCGTTTGTTGGCAAACAAAATCGAACTCGCTTTTAAGTGTTGATCTTTGAGAAATTCCCGGGCGTGTTTTGAATAATAAGAAAACGCCATCATCGCGGGTAAGACTTCAGTCGTCAAAGCGTCGATTCTGGTCTTGCCGTTATCGCGAGAAATAGTCTCAGCAATTTCGTCAGCGTGACCACTCAGAAACTGACGGATAGGACGAAGCGAGTTTACTCGTTCACGAATTGACCTTTTACTCCAAATCGGTTGGATCGATTTAGCCCGATGGATCGCATATTTGACTTCTTCGATCGTGTTTAGATTGGACTCACCAAGTTTTTCTCCCGTCGCAGGATTAAAACATCCTGTCATCATTTTTGTATTTTCCACTTCCAATTCATTTATCCTCTTTCTTAAAAAAAACATTTGCTTTTTGAAAAATGTATCTAAATTTGATCAGTTATGCAACACCGATTCTAATTAAACGGTTACTGTTATTTTCCAACCCAGACAGCCTTCGTCTGGAAAGCAAACTGAACACAATCCACAAAAAGGAGTATGCCATGACACAGAAAATGCAAGTTTACAAATGCGAAATCTGCGGAAACGTCGTTGAAGTCGTTCACGAAGCCGGCGGGACGCTGGTTTGTTGCGGACAACCGATGAAGTTGATGATCGAATCGACCGCAGATTCGGCAAAAGAAAAACATGTTCCGTTGATCGAAAAGACGGAAGAAGGCTACAAAGTCACCGTTGGTAGCACGCTTCATCCAATGATTGAGACACACTATATTGAATGGATCGAACTGATCGCCGACGGCGTCATTCATCGTCGCTATCTAAAACCCGGCGATGCACCCATTGCAGAATTCTGCACCAAAGCCAAAAATGTCTCTTCGCGGGAATACTGCAACATTCATGGCCTTTGGAAAGGAAAAACGTCATGATTAATCCGAAGGTTGCCAGCGCAATCAATGAACAAATAAAAAATGAGCTGGAATCCGCTTACCTGTACTATGCCATGCAGGCGTATTTCACAAGAGAAGGATTCGATGGTATGGCTAATTGGATGAGCGTTCAGGTAAAGGAAGAACTCTATCACGCATCCAAATTTTACGATTACGTTTTAAATCGCGGCGGACAAATACAATTAAAACCGCTCACAATTTTAAAAACGACATGGGAATCGCCGTTGAACGCATTCAAGGAGGCGCTTGCTCATGAAGAATTCATCACCAGTCGAATCAATTTTCTCATGAAATTAGCCATCCCGATGCTTCGGGACTTCGCTTCCAAGGTTTTCCTTGATTGGTATGTCAATGAGCAAGTTGAAGAAGAAAGTAATGTAACGAAGATCATCGCTTCGCTGGCACAAGTAAAAGATTTCGGGCAAGGATTATTAATGATCGACCGAGAACTTGCCTCACGCGTTTTTATCATGCCAACACCCGGACAAGGAGCATAAATCACATGAATTTAACTTTCAACATCGACGAGATATTTGAGATCGCTTTAAAAATCGAAAAAAACGGCGCAAAATTCTACCGGAAAGCCATGGAGTTCGCTAAAGACGAAAAAACCAAAAAAATGCTGGCGGATTTGGCAACGATGGAAGATCGTCACGAAAAAACCTTCGCCTTAATGAAGTCCGGATCGAACGTTCATAGTCAATTAGGTTCGCCCTTCGATCCAAATAACGAATCCATCGCTTACTTACAAGCGTTTGCCGACGGATACGTCTTCGATCTTTCCGAAGATTCTTCTGAGCAAATCACCGGCAAGGAATCCATGGAAGAGATCATGAAGACGGCCATAGGGCTTGAAAAAGATTCCATTGTCTTCTATATAGGGATCAAGCATATCGTGCCTGAACCTCAGGAAAGAGATCAAGTCGATTCAATCATACGCGAAGAAATGAAGCATATCGCATTTCTGACAGATTATCTCAAACGAATTAAATTATCTTAAATTCCGAAAGATTTATTCATTTTTTTTACTGTTCATCCTTTTTTTTCGACTAATTGAAAAAGAAAAGGATGCAGGCATTTGAATTTTGGGAAGGCGACATTTTTTAACTCGCGGCGGCGGCTTTTTCTTTTCCTTGACTATTTACATCTCATTCCTTAGTTTCCGCCGTTATGGAAAATCAGGATAATCGATAGATTAAAAGATAAGGAGGAAACCTTGAGCGATCAGAAATTCAGACCTTATGTTCCGGCAGAGTCGAACATGAGAGAATTCACATTACGCGCCTTATTGCTCGGCTTGGTCATGGCCGTTGTCCTCGGCGCGGCGAACGCATATCTCGGCTTGAAAGCGGGAATGACGATTGCGGCGACATATCCAGCCGCAGTAATCGGCATGGCGGTATTAAAATTGATGAAAGGTACGATTCTGGAGGAAAACTTCGCGCGAACCGTCGGTTCAATCGGCGAATCGGTAGCCGCCGGAGCGATCTTCACCATTCCGGCTTTTTTGATCGCCGGTGTTTGGACGGACTTTTTTACCTTTAAAAACTATTTAATTGCGACGGCAATCATGTTTGTCGGCGGCATTATCGGCATTTTGTTCGTCTCAATTCTTCGTCGCGTAATGGTCGAAGACAAAGATTTACCTTTCCCTGAATCTGTTGCGGCGGCGGAAATCCACAAAGCCGGACGTTCCGGAAAAAGCGGCGCAAAATATCTCTTCTGGGCGATGGGACTCGGCGCGCTGATTCAGGTTTTAAAACAGGTACAATTTTTTGCAACGAGTTGGGAAAAGTTCATCCGCTTTTCGCTGGGAAAACTCGGCCTCGGCAAAGACATTGTTCAGACCGGCGGCGGCGCGGTGCTTAGCACACCGGGAGTCAGCCCGGCTTATATGGGCGTCGGTTATATCATCGGACCGAATCTTTCGGCGCTGAACTTTACCGGTGGTTTGCTGGCGTGGGGATTGTTCGTCCCGGCGTTGTTGTTCTTCCTCGCTCCGCAGATCAACGTTCAGGAGCGCGTTCATGAAAAATTCTTCAACGAGAATCTTTCGGCGAGCGTCGAACTTTCCATTCAAAGTCAAAATCCAGCTTTTACGCAATCTGAAATTGACAAGAAAACGAAGGAGAGCGTTTCGGTTCTGCTAACGAATCTCGACAAGAAACAGATGACGCCAGAACAGCAGGCGATTTATGATGAAGTCGTGACAAAGACAAGTGCGTTTATGGAAACTGCCAATGCTAAAACCGATCCAGCAATCGTCGCCGAATATGGCTCGCTCGAAGATGAGTCGTGGATCGACGCTGGAAACGATGTATGGAAAGGCATCGTCAGAAAAATAGCCATCGGCGGCATGTTGATGAGTGCGGCTTTCACGCTTTACAAGATGCGTAGTAACTTAAGCAAAGGTCTCGGCCGAGCGGTCAGCGATGTCCGAAAATCGACAAAAGGCTCGAAGATTCAGGAAGCGCGCACAGACAAGGATATGGACTTCAAGTGGGTATTTATCGGAATTCTTCTTGCTTCGATCGCGACTTTCGTTATTTACTATTATTTCTGCCATGATTTTATCGGCGCATTGGTTGCGACACTTGTGATGATCGTCGCCGGATTCTTCTTTTCAGCAGTTTCGGGAAATTTGGTCGGACTCATCGGTTCGAGCAATAACCCGATCAGCGGATTGACGATTTCGACGCTACTCATTGCGGCATTATTAATGGTGGCGCTTGGCGTCAAAGGCATGCCAGGCGTTGCGGCAGTTCTGGGCGTTGCGGCGGTCATTTGCGTTGCGGCGGCTGTCGCTGGCGAAATGTTACAAGACCTGAAAGTCGGACACATACTCGGCGGTACGCCGTGGAAAATGCAGATTGGCGACATGTTTGGAATTTTGGTTTCTGCCGCCGTCATGTTTTTCCCGTTATTGATTCTCCATCAGGGTGACATCAACATGGGCGGAACCGGCCTGGGCGGGAAAGCCTATCCGGCGCCGCAAGCAAGTCTGATGGCAATTTTAGCCAAAGGCATCGTCGCAGGCGATATGGCCTGGCCGCTGATCATCGTCGGCATTATCATGGCAATCGGATTGATTTTAGTCAAAGTGAAAAGCCCGATGCTGGTTTGCGTGGGCATGTATCTTCCGCTCGAAACCTCTTTTGCGATCTTCATCGGCGGTTTGATCAAAGGAATCGTTGATAAATTCGCCGAGAAGCGGAAACTGAATGACGCGCAGAAAGCACGAACAGAAAACAATGGCGTCTTACTGGCCTCCGGACTCATCGCAGGTGAAGCGTTGATTGGATTGCTATTCGCCTTATTCGCAGTGCTTGAATGGAGAACGCCAGTGATATTCAAACATCCGTCGTTCTTAGTCAGCCTGCTTGTGTTTGTCGTCGTGGGTTGGGTGTTGGTAAAAATCCCGTTAAAAAATGCGGGCAAAGCCGACGAACCTGCGCCGCCGACGGCAGTCATGTAAAAGAAAGCGAATCGATATTTTAAAACAAAAGCAACAGGGCGAGGCAACGAAAATCAACCTTTACGATCTGATTCCTCGCCCTCTTGTCCAATCCGAAGATGGGAATGACGGAAAAGTCACACTCCTGCAACCGAAATTTCCCAGCCGATTCGGGCGAAAATTCCTCGCGCCGAGAATGAAAAATCCCTATTTCCATGTCAAACTCGATATATTGGGTTCTTCCGTTTGGAAAAAGATCGACGGCATCAAAAACGCCGGACAAATCGCCGACGAGATCGAATCGGAATTCGGCGATCAGTACCCGTCCTTAAACGAACGTATCAGCAAATTTTTCAATCTTCTAAAAAAAGCAAAATTCATAGAGATGTGAAACCATGAGCGAAAAAGTCAAAATTACCGAAGATTTTATCCGCGAACTGCCGAAGACAGAGTTACATTGTCATCTGGACGGTTCTTTGCGGTTGGACACGATTCTCGACCTTGCCGAAAAAGACAACGTCACATTGCCGACGCGCGACCGTGATATTTTACGAAAAATGGTAACGGTGACTGGTGAGAGCATAACGCTTCCGGAATATTTAAAAATGTTCGACATCACGCTGAGTGTTCTGCAAACACCGGAAGCCTTGACCCGCGCCGCTTACGAACTCGCCGAAGACGCCAGCCGCGAGAACACTCTTTACATCGAAGCGCGATACTCGCCGATTCTTCATAATGAACAGGGGATGACGACGATGGAATCCGTCGATGCCGTTCTCAAAGGTTTGAGAATGGCGGAAAGAGATTTCAAGATCAAGACCGGCGTCATCATCTGCGGGATTCGGAGCATCTCACCGGAAATTTCCTATCAACTTGCCGAACTGGCTGTCGCATTCAAGAATCGAGGCGTCGTCGGTTTCGATCTTGCCGGCGTCGAAGAAAACTTCCCCGCCAAAGA
Proteins encoded in this window:
- a CDS encoding rubrerythrin; this encodes MNLTFNIDEIFEIALKIEKNGAKFYRKAMEFAKDEKTKKMLADLATMEDRHEKTFALMKSGSNVHSQLGSPFDPNNESIAYLQAFADGYVFDLSEDSSEQITGKESMEEIMKTAIGLEKDSIVFYIGIKHIVPEPQERDQVDSIIREEMKHIAFLTDYLKRIKLS
- a CDS encoding oligopeptide transporter, OPT family — encoded protein: MSDQKFRPYVPAESNMREFTLRALLLGLVMAVVLGAANAYLGLKAGMTIAATYPAAVIGMAVLKLMKGTILEENFARTVGSIGESVAAGAIFTIPAFLIAGVWTDFFTFKNYLIATAIMFVGGIIGILFVSILRRVMVEDKDLPFPESVAAAEIHKAGRSGKSGAKYLFWAMGLGALIQVLKQVQFFATSWEKFIRFSLGKLGLGKDIVQTGGGAVLSTPGVSPAYMGVGYIIGPNLSALNFTGGLLAWGLFVPALLFFLAPQINVQERVHEKFFNENLSASVELSIQSQNPAFTQSEIDKKTKESVSVLLTNLDKKQMTPEQQAIYDEVVTKTSAFMETANAKTDPAIVAEYGSLEDESWIDAGNDVWKGIVRKIAIGGMLMSAAFTLYKMRSNLSKGLGRAVSDVRKSTKGSKIQEARTDKDMDFKWVFIGILLASIATFVIYYYFCHDFIGALVATLVMIVAGFFFSAVSGNLVGLIGSSNNPISGLTISTLLIAALLMVALGVKGMPGVAAVLGVAAVICVAAAVAGEMLQDLKVGHILGGTPWKMQIGDMFGILVSAAVMFFPLLILHQGDINMGGTGLGGKAYPAPQASLMAILAKGIVAGDMAWPLIIVGIIMAIGLILVKVKSPMLVCVGMYLPLETSFAIFIGGLIKGIVDKFAEKRKLNDAQKARTENNGVLLASGLIAGEALIGLLFALFAVLEWRTPVIFKHPSFLVSLLVFVVVGWVLVKIPLKNAGKADEPAPPTAVM
- a CDS encoding desulfoferrodoxin, translated to MTQKMQVYKCEICGNVVEVVHEAGGTLVCCGQPMKLMIESTADSAKEKHVPLIEKTEEGYKVTVGSTLHPMIETHYIEWIELIADGVIHRRYLKPGDAPIAEFCTKAKNVSSREYCNIHGLWKGKTS
- a CDS encoding ferritin; protein product: MINPKVASAINEQIKNELESAYLYYAMQAYFTREGFDGMANWMSVQVKEELYHASKFYDYVLNRGGQIQLKPLTILKTTWESPLNAFKEALAHEEFITSRINFLMKLAIPMLRDFASKVFLDWYVNEQVEEESNVTKIIASLAQVKDFGQGLLMIDRELASRVFIMPTPGQGA
- a CDS encoding succinate-semialdehyde dehydrogenase; its protein translation is MFFLRKRINELEVENTKMMTGCFNPATGEKLGESNLNTIEEVKYAIHRAKSIQPIWSKRSIRERVNSLRPIRQFLSGHADEIAETISRDNGKTRIDALTTEVLPAMMAFSYYSKHAREFLKDQHLKASSILFANKRSYIRRESFGVIGIISPWNYPFAIPFSEIVMALLAGNAVVLKIASETQMVGRLLEKCFQSAELPKGLFAYLNLPGKIAGDAFLENGIDKLFFTGSVSTGKYLMKKASETLTSVVLELGGNDAMIVCEDADIDRAVGGALWAGLSNAGQSCGGVERIYIHEKIYQPFMKLLKEKVEAIRIGYDADFEVEIGAMTTQKQMNTVKLHIQDALAKGAMIFAQSKISENPNFRHLLPATVLTNVNHEMLVMQEETFGPVIGVMKVKDDKEAIRLANDSHLGLTGSVWSKNRGHAKKIASQIYAGVVAINDHLMSHGLAETPWGGFKESGIGRTHGRLGFDEMTRPQVIINDILPFAKRQMWWYPYNANIYSSLSSLAQMLASKSFLKRIKGFFSLMKILPRFFTKW
- the add gene encoding adenosine deaminase — protein: MSEKVKITEDFIRELPKTELHCHLDGSLRLDTILDLAEKDNVTLPTRDRDILRKMVTVTGESITLPEYLKMFDITLSVLQTPEALTRAAYELAEDASRENTLYIEARYSPILHNEQGMTTMESVDAVLKGLRMAERDFKIKTGVIICGIRSISPEISYQLAELAVAFKNRGVVGFDLAGVEENFPAKDHREAFNLILKNNINTTLHAGEDYGPESIHQAVHYCGAHRIGHGVRLKEDGDLLNYINDHRIALEMCLTSNVHTGSVKSYATHPFKFYFDYGLRVTLNTDNRLISNTTLTKEYMLVHKYFNFNIRNYKEIIISGFKSAFLPHRTRIEIIRQIADQLDTFISV